In Solanum pennellii chromosome 7, SPENNV200, the following are encoded in one genomic region:
- the LOC107024427 gene encoding putative lipid-transfer protein DIR1, which yields MAKSYSTMIFLLFALIITVQIATINAAETPAVICKVTINDLMLCLPAVMGKKPPKPTPDCCAVVRKADLQCMCNQKSELGKFGISPEAAMNLPKQCKINVPHGC from the coding sequence atgGCTAAATCATATAGTACAatgatttttttgctttttgcaCTGATTATCACAGTACAAATTGCAACAATAAATGCTGCAGAAACACCAGCAGTTATTTGCAAGGTCACAATCAATGACCTTATGCTATGTTTACCTGCAGTAATGGGGAAGAAACCTCCGAAACCGACACCGGATTGTTGCGCAGTGGTACGCAAGGCTGATTTACAGTGTATGTGCAACCAGAAATCTGAGTTGGGGAAATTTGGAATCAGTCCTGAAGCTGCAATGAATCTGCCTAAGCAATGTAAAATTAACGTTCCTCATGGATGTTAA